The DNA segment TGCGCCCGTGGGGCTGGGCGATCTGGCTCAGCAGGCAATTCGATCCATGCGACGTACCTGGACGAAGGGCGGTGTCGGCGACATGCAACTGGCGCTGGTTGGATGCGGCGACCTGGATTCAATGCGATTGATTCCCGAACCGCTGCTAGACCAGATTACGAATATCCTCGGGCCGCCTGGTGGATCGACGACCTGGGTGAGTTTGACCCCGTTTGTGCCTCCGCGATTTCAGAAAAAGCAGGGAAAGAATTCCTTGCCGGGTCAGGTGAATGCGGAACTACAATCACGAGGTCTACCTGAGGCCGCGCATATCGAAGTGTTACCATGGGACAGCAATACGCTGCCCCTGCGCCATTTTGTACGCTGTCGCATCGGAAATCCGCCACCCACGGATGTCGGATACCCGTTGCAGATTCGATTTAGTGAACCGGTTGTACCTATGCGTCCTATCGCACTTGGTTACGCCAGCCATTTTGGGTTGGGTTTGTTTGCGGCTGGCGGATTTGGATCGGAAGGATCGGTCGAATGAGTCGGATCAGACGTATCTAGATCAGACGGGTGAGACTGATCTGTCAAAACCGGAGAGCACAAGCCTGGCACGGATTCGCAAAAGCGGTGGTTATCGGAAATTGGCGTGTTTCAAACGACAACGATCATCTACGATGCGACGGTGTGGTTCTGCGAAAAATTTCTGGATGACCGCAAAACGCGGACGTGGACCAAATGGTTCAGGCGGCACGGTCGGGTCGCCAGAACATCTCCGAAGGAAGTCGGGCCAGCGCGACGTCGTCGCAGACCGAATTACGATTGATTAACGTCGCCCGGTCCAGCTTGGAGGAATTGCTGCTGGATTATGAGGATTACCTGCGGCATCGGCGCTTGCAGCAGCGGGAAGCCAGCAGCCCCGAAGCCACCGCCGTACGCAGCGTGGCGTCGCAGCGGAAGAAAGATCGGTCCGATCAGTCGGACCTGACCGACCTAACAGATCCACAAAGATGGTCGCTGTACTCCCAGTGGTTAGACAACGCAGATCCGACGGTTCGGGCCAATGCCGTGATTTGCTTGATCCACCAGGCCAATTATTTATTGGACCAGCAAATCGACGCGTTGGAACAACAGTTCATTGGCGAAAGAGGTTACAGTGAACAATTAGCAACGGCGCGATTGCAAAAACCGGCCGAATTGCGGTCGGGCCTGATGCAATCGCCGCAGTGAAAACCAAGGGGGGCTACCGATGGGGCTCAACCGCAACAACCGCCCCCCTGTCCGGTTTGTGGTGGGCTGATGTCGTTGCGTACCGCCAAAAGTGGTCGCAACGCGGGCGGTC comes from the Pirellulaceae bacterium genome and includes:
- a CDS encoding four helix bundle suffix domain-containing protein, with the protein product MDQMVQAARSGRQNISEGSRASATSSQTELRLINVARSSLEELLLDYEDYLRHRRLQQREASSPEATAVRSVASQRKKDRSDQSDLTDLTDPQRWSLYSQWLDNADPTVRANAVICLIHQANYLLDQQIDALEQQFIGERGYSEQLATARLQKPAELRSGLMQSPQ